GGATATATCATTTTGTTTTGTGAAAAGTCTACTGTAATACTGTGAACTGGAGTAGTAATTGGCAAGCGTTCGCAGGTTGAAAAGCTTGCTGAaaattgttactccctccgtcacagtttagaaggcacagttaaatttgcgtgcgtttccacaatagacaaggtttagggcgcattgcatttatttctagtagctaattagtactcagatatactatttctatatgcatgcgtagtgtgaatgctattttttagcccatctcacaaccaatagataaccacctaggttctagagaatttccaagcgcgccttctaaaccgtgacggaggaaGTAACGTGGATTGAAACACTAAGCAATCCTAGTAATTATCCTGTTTGTGTTTTGGCATGATCTGCTTTGGTGTAATAAATGCGAAGTATCCTGTTTGTGTGGGGAATCTAtgattttgcatactaactcgtatCGTTTATTATTTTCAGGAGGATAACGATTATGTTTGTACTGATGAAGGAAAGGTAGTACATCCATCTTCATCTGATTTCTTCACCACTTTCTTGTTTCCTACATACTTAACGTTATACTAATTGCATGGAAGTTGCTCTGGAAGATTAGAAACACATCCATTCATGATTCATGGAGTTGCCATGTGCATTGAATTCTCCCGCCCTTCGTATATGTGTTTATCTTTGTCTATTTGTGAGCCTTATTAGCTGCATCTATTTGGTAGGATGATGAAGCAACTTTATCTGAAGAGGAAGAGTTGGCAAAGAAAGATGGTCCTGATCCTTCGGATGAGGTGATTTCATACATTAGTCAGTAATGTCGTTGAACTGTTCACATTGTCATTTTGAGCTGCTGTAGTTATGATTTTACGGATTTGGTTACAACATGAAtgaagaaggggagccttggcgcagtggtaaagctgctgccttgtgaccatgaggtcacgggttcaagtcctggaaacagcctcttacagaaatgtagggaaaggctgcgtacaatagacccaaagtggtcggacccttccccagaccctgcgcaagcgggagctacatgcactggggctgccctttttttTTTGGTTACAACATGAATGAACTAGTCAGTAAAAGCTACTCCTGCAATTGATTCACTATCAATGTCATACAATGTAACTACCAAAGATTAGCACTTTTTTAGTATTTTAATTGGTTAAGCTTCTGATGACTTTTCTCTTAGTAGCACATCTGTAGAACAAATTGTGAAATTCTGATTCTGTCAATCTGCTATCTGACTTTTATGCAAAACTTAATTTAGCATGGATATTGGGCCAAAGAGCTTCCAAAGTTTTAGAGGTTTTtgttacttcctccgttcctaaatactccctccatccgaaaaagcttgtcccaagcttgttactcaaatggatgtatctagcactaacttggtgctagatacatccatttgagggacaagctttttcggacggagggagtataagtctttttagagatttcaatgaggactacatacggatgtatatagacatattttagagtgtagattcactcattttgctccgtatgtagtccccattggaatctctaaaaagacttatattaagTAATGGAGGGAGTATGTCTGCTAAACAAAGTGTTTTGGGCACATGCGCACAAAATGCCCATATGTTCTAGATATCAGAAAACAACTGAGCTTTATTGTTTGCTTGTGAAGCCAGAGTGGCAAACAATGAGAACACTGAGTGAGGTCAGAACCACTGCAGTGAAAGATGGTCTAAAATGATAAATGTTCATTGACTGAACTTTATTTTAATTACAGACCTATCATACATTTGTAAAAAACCCAGATGGGGGCATTGGGCTGTTTTATGTTGCTTGTGTGTTTTATACCCTGTTATTTCAGGTTTCAATTTTGTGATCATTGCACACACATACTAGCTTCGCCCTTGCATATTTATCATTGATCTTGTTTTGTAAATACAGATTAAGCTTCTGCAAAAAGAGAGTGAGATCCCACTAGAAGAACTTCTTGCGAGGTACCCAAAGGTATGCAGATTTTCCATTTGCTTTCTTCAATTGCAATTTACTGTGGTCCATCTGTAATGCCCTTTTTATATTTATAGGATGGCTATGCAGATGACTTAACAGCAGAACTGGAGGATTCACCCACACATTCTAATGAAGAGGTTAATAGTGACATGTCTCTGGATGATCTACCTGCCGACTTGGAACTGAACAATGATACGTCTGAAAATAACGAAATAGCAGAAGTGCTGGGAGCTGAGCATGTGAGCGGCAATGCCCTACAACTAGAAATAGTTTCAGAGCCTAGCGTGCAGGAATGCTCTGTTAAAGAAGGCGAGCTGACTGATGCTAAGGTGATGGCCGACGAGGAAGCTAGTGTACAAGAATGTTCTGTTAAAGAAGTTGAGATGACCGATGCTAAGGTGATGGCCGATCAGGAAACTATTGTACAAGAATGTCCTGTTAAAGAAGATGTGCTGACTGATGCTAAGGTGATGGCCGATGAGGAAACTAGTGTACAAGAACGTTCTGTTAAAGAAGATGAGCAGACTGATGCTAAGGCGATGGCTGATGAGGATACTGGTGACAGTGTAAtggctgatgctgctgctgctgcaagaGCAGCACAACCAACTGGGAACACCTTTTCAACAACAAGTGTCCGCACAAAATTCCCATTCCTTCTCAAGCATTCTCTTCGGGAATATCAGCATATTGGGTTGGACTGGTTGGTTGCTATGTATGAAAAGAGGCTGAATGGAATTTTAGCAGATGAAATGGGTTTagggaagacaatcatgactatctCCTTGCTAGCACACCTTGCATGTGAGAAGGGGATATGGGGTCCACATCTTATTGTCGTGCCAACCAGTGTTATGTTAAATTGGGAAACAGAATTTCTGAAATGGTGTCCTGCCTTTAAAATACTTACTTATTTTGGAAGTGCAAAGGAGAGAAAGCAGAAACGTCAAGGTTGGATGAAGCCAAATTTTTTCCATGTATGCATCACGACATACAGGCTAGTTATTCAGGACTCCAAAGCGTTCAAGCGAAAGAAGTGGAAGTATCTTATTCTTGATGAGGCTCATCTGATAAAGAACTGGAAATCACAAAGATGGCAGACTctgctgaattttaattcaaaacgACGTATTCTTTTGACTGGAACTCCTTTGCAAAATGACCTTATGGAACTTTGGTCTCTCATGCACTTTTTGATGCCACATGTATTCCAATCTCACCAAGAGTTCAAGGATTGGTTCTGCAATCCGATATCAGGAATGGTGGAGGGCCAAGACAAGGTAAACAAGGAAGTTATTGATCGGTTGCACAATGTCCTCCGCCCATTTATATTACGGCGATTGAAACGAGATGTTGAGAAGCAGTTACCGCAGAAGCATGAGCATGTCATATATTGCCGACTTTCCAGAAGGCAAAGAAACTTGTATGAAGATTTTATTGCCAGCTCAGATACACAAGCTACACTGTCAAGTGGCAACTATTTTGGTATGATTAGTATCATTATGCAACTCAGAAAGGTCTGTAACCATCCAGATCTTTTTGAAGGCCGCCCAATTATCAGCTCATTTGACATGGCAGGGATTGACATGCAGATCAGCTCTTCTGTTTGCATGGTCCTGGATAAGGGGCCATTTTCTCAGGCTGGCCTATCTGATATGAACCTTGTGTTTACTCAAAATGAATTTAATATGACTTCTTGGGAGGCAGATGAGGTTGCTGCTGTCTTTCTTCCAGGCATCACCTCTAGGGGCTCTGGTGCAGAGATTTCTTGCTCTAGTAAGGCTGGTCAGAGAAGGAATGGAacaaatatttttgaagaaattcagaAAGCCTTGCAGGAGGAGAGaattaaagaggccaaagaaagAGCAGCTTCAATTGCTTGGTGGAATAGGTTGAGATGTGAGAAGAGGCCTGTTTATGGTAGAAACATTAGAGAGCTTCTGACCATAAGACATCCTATGTGTGATGTTCTTGAGAAGAAGAACAACCCTTCATGCTACATGGATTTTTCATCGAGTCTAGCAGATCTTGTTCTTTCATCTGTGGAACGCTTCAATAAAATGCTTGGCTTTATTGAATCATTTACTTTTGCAATTCCTGCTGCACGGGCTGCTACTCCTATTTGCTGGTGCAAAAAAAGGAATTCACCTGTTCTTCTTGGACCAGCTTACAGAGAACAATGTATGAATGAGTTCTCGCCCATTCTCTCCCCTATAAGGCCTGCAATTGTTCGCCGTCAAGTGTACTTCCCTGATAGGCGCCTGATCCAGTTTGACTGTGGGAAGTTGCAGGAGCTTGCTATCTTGCTGAGACGTTTGAAGTCAGAAGGACACAGAGCCTTGATATTTACTCAGATGACCAAGATGCTTGATACTTTGGAGGAATTCATTAATTTGTATGGCTATACATATTTGAGGTTAGATGGTTCTACCCAGCCAGAAGAGAGGCAGACACTAATGCAGAGGTTCAATACAAACCCGaagttttttcttttcattttatccACTCGCAGTGGCGGTGTGGGAGTCAACCTAGTAGGTGCAGACACTGTTATATTCTATGACAGTGACTGGAACCCTGCAATGGATCAACAAGCCCAAGACAGATGCCACAGGATAGGACAGACTCGTGAAGTTAACATCTATAGGCTGATTAGTGAGAGCACTATAGAGGAGAATATTCTCAAGAAAGCAAATCAGAAGCGAACACTTGATGATTTAGTGATACAACGCGGTTGTTACAATACAGAGTTCTTCAAGAAGCTGGACCCTATGGAATTTTTTTCTGGGCACACACCTCTTAATGTCGAAGAACAGCCGAGGGATCGCTCTATGACTGCTGTATCCTCAAATGAAACTGGTCTGGCGCTGTCAAATGCAGATGTTGAAGCAGCTATTAGACAGGCAGAAGATGAAGCTGACTATATGGCTCTCAAAAGGTTGGAGCAGGAAGAGGCTGCAGACAATCAAGAATTCAGTGAGGAGGTTGCTGGAAGGCTAGAGGATGATGAGCTTGTAAATGAGGAGGATACAAAACCTGATGATCACACCAGTGAAGAGCATAAACATCAAAGTTCTGATGCGGATAAGGATAAAAATGTTGGTTTACCTGTGAACCAAATAAATGAAGAAAAGGCTCTTACATTGGCTGCAGGTGACGGAGATATGGATATGCTTGCTGATGTTAAGCAAATGGCTGCTGCAGCAGCTGCAGCAGGACAAGCGAGTTCATCTTTTGAAAATCACCTTCGGCCAATAGATAGATATGCAATGAGGTTTTTGGAGCTCTGGGATCCAATAATTGACAAAGCTGCTGTAAATTATCAGGTGAATGTTGCAGAGGAAGAATGGGAACTTGAACGCATTGAAAAACTCAAAGAAGATTTAGAAGCAGAAATTGATGAAGACCAGGAACCACTATCTTATGAGTGTAAGTGATTTCATGTTGGTACTGACTGCACTCATGTTTGTCTTCTAAAAATTCATTTAGTCACTTTATTTTTTGCAATTGGTTCGAGCTAGTGCTCTCCTCGATGCATGCCTCGCTCCTTTTTCTTATATTCCAGTGTATTGACATTGTTTCAATTGCAGCATGGGATGTTGATTTTGCTACTACAGCGTATCGCCAACAGGTTGAGGCTCTAGCTAAAAAACAGGTTAGTTTATATCTTAAGTTCTTGTCTGTGTGCCTCTTGTGCATAGTACTATGAGTATTAATGGCATCCATGCTGTAATACGCACAGTTGTTGGAGGAACAGGAAAGGCAAGCTCTTGAAGCAGCCAAAGAGCTAGAGGAAATGAATGACATGGCGAGGTAATTTACAATTATGCTCTCAGCAcgttcacaattttatcattgatgTATTGAATTACCTGTTTTATAGTTCTGTTAGACACTCCTCTGCTACACTACTGTCTCCACTCTTCTTGCAGTAATATCATGCTATACATGCAATTCTTATATGCTTTTCTGCTGTTGACCACATAAATTACTGTTTCCTTCTGTCATCCTTTTATAGCAGTCACCGCAAAAagtcaaagaagaagaaaaggaaggcaggcAAGTTTAAGTCTTTAAAAAAAGGACGTGTGTCATCTGACTCAGAGGCCATGCACGATGAAACGTCTGTAgatactatgagtattgatgacaatGCACCCTCGCCAGAGCTTATGAGTGATGAATCACCACATCATGGTTCACATAAGCGTAAAAAGATGACACCTAGAAATGAGGAAGTGAGCAGCAGTAGCAGAGCCCTGAAGAAGTTCAAGAAAGCCCCTAAATCGAACTGTACTCCTGAGTCCTCATCACATAAGCACTCGCTCGAAGGCAAGCAACTCAAGTTGATGGATGAAGTGAATGATTCTGATCCGAAGTCGGTGAGAATTAAGAGTGATGGCCGGATTTCCATGGCCTCCATGCCAGCAAAACGTGTTATGGTAATCAAGCCTGAGAGGTTGAAAAAGAAGGGTCTTATGTGGCCTCGAGATTGTGCTTTAGATTCATGGACTACTGAGGAAGATGCAGTTCTTTGTGGAACTGTACATGAGTACGGTCCTGTTTGGGAACTGGCTAGTGACCTTCTTCATTCCATACCTGGTGGTGCATGTTATAGGGGAAGATATCGTCATCCTGTACATTGCTGTGAGAGATTCCGAGAATTATTCTGCAAATATGTATTGTCAGCTACTGACAATGCAAACAGTGAGAAGGCTCCTTCTGGTGCCGGGAAGGCTGTCTTGAAAGTATCTGAGGTGAGTTGATTTACTGTTATCTTGGTAGAGGAGAAATTTCCAACATGAGGATATTTTTGCATGTTCATGCTTTCCAGTACTATTGTTCTCTGATTTGTTTTACAGTAAggtccagttcttttggcggcttatgaCATAAGCCAACCCTCCCCAGCTTGTTTTAGAAATCGCCCCCTTATATTCGTTGAGGCATATTTCTAGAAGCCTAGGGGGCAGCTTATATTTTAAAAGCACAAAAAGAACTGGGCTTAAGTCTGAAATGGTGCATGTGTGAAACATGCCACTGACACAATATGGAGTATCTTGGAGTGAAACATCCTActgtttatttcagaatttccttTTCTCAGAAACTCAACATAGCACTGGATTCCTCTTTTTTGAGTTATGGTAATTGCTGATCACTGACCAACTTTCATTTGCTGCTGGGAAGAGAATTTCATCTCTGACCAGTAAGCAAGTCAGCATAGCTCTGCTGACCAGTAAACCTCTCTGAAATTTATAAGCGAGTAAATAGTCAAGCGGTATGTGTAAATATGTGTGCTAGGCTTGATACAATATTGAAATTACGTGGCTTCATCCATATGTCTCTTTTTTCCTTGGGTCATATAGTTTGACATCATTTTTCTCTCTAGGTGTTTGTCAGCTATATTATGTGCCTTTCAGCTGCTTGTTAGCCACATATTGACCATTTCTCTATGACATCTTTCAGGATCAAACTCGGATGTTGCTGAATGTGATCAGTGAAATTCCTAACAACGAGTTGCTTCTCCAGAAACATTTCATGGCCATACTTTCTTCTGTTTGGAGATCAAAATGTGCTCATGAGTCCCGACGTGTTACAAGTGTTTGTTCTAGTGCAACCCATAACCCTGTTAGATTGAGTGAGAACTGGTCCATGACAAACGACAAGCCATCCTTTAATCTGGTAAGGACAGCCCTCGCAGATGCTCAGGCCCAATGTCCAAGAGTGGCAATACCAACAAGCAATCAGGAACCTCGCCGGAGGCATTTAGATTTAGTATTGGATTTCCGGACAGATCGACATGATTACCAGGCAGACTTTCCATCTGTGGTGAATGTGTCCATTCTAGAACCAGATCCTATTAGACGCACTGTTGTGCTGGTGGAACAATCACTGCTGTCTGGGCTTCCTCATAGACATGCTGAGAACAGATTCAGGTCAGTGGTGTCTAATGCTTTATTGTTGCAGTGCTGGTGACCCTTATTATCCTTGTTTTGTAATCGAGACGAGCAGTGCTTCAAATTATTTGAATCTTCATGTTGTTTAGCAGCCTTCTGGAACGTAAACTAATGCCTATGTCTAATGTACATATATGCAGGATAGCATCAGAAGCTTGTTTTGAAGGGGAAGGTTCTCACTGGGCATCATCTGTCCACATGAATGATACTGCTCGACATAAATCTGGCTCAAAGTCCACAGGAAAGCACAAAGCAGCTTCAGAATCGGGAAGACCACCGAAATCGAAAATTCAGAGGATGGCTGAACCGCAGGACATGCCGGCTTTGAAGTTTGATTTTCTCCGATCCCCCCGGCAACTGTTGACAAGTGCAGCTGAGTTCCCCATCACACAGTCACTATCCGACTTTGGCATTGATGATTCTGAGTTGACCTACATGGAGGATCTAACTCTAGAAGAGACTGACACTGAGTTTGCCCCATACCAGTATGACCAAGTTTCCCTTGCTGGTATTGAGGAGTTGGATCCTCTCGTGGATTTGACAGACATCGGATGAGAATAAATGGACATTTTGGTCTAGATAGCATGCATGCCCTTCTATCAAGAGCAGAGAAGATTTTGTCTCTGGCAGGGAGCCCAAGGATATCTGGTCGAGTTGCTCAGCCATGCATGGTTTTGGTTGCAAGCTTGGTCATGATTGGCGGGAGCGGTGCTGTCGGCGAGGCCACGTGGGTCCTGATGAGTTTGGAGCATGGGGGTTTGCTGCTGCACTAATGGAGGCATTGGGGGTACTCTCTATACATGTATGTATATTGTTAGTCTAGGATCCTAGGATGTAGAAGTGAGTCTCCCTCCCTCCCCCATCTGTGTGGAGAGATCGATCTTGTAACTTCACCATACATGTAAATTTTGCTTAGCAGATGCCAGCAGGGACGGAAAAGAGGAGGCCCAGCCCTGCCGTGATTTCTTGATTGTTGCTCCCTTGGCCGTTTAATCTATTCATGTCATTTTTCCTAC
This portion of the Triticum dicoccoides isolate Atlit2015 ecotype Zavitan chromosome 7A, WEW_v2.0, whole genome shotgun sequence genome encodes:
- the LOC119332528 gene encoding protein PHOTOPERIOD-INDEPENDENT EARLY FLOWERING 1-like isoform X6, with protein sequence MASKGPRSKPDHETRPRRKKALEAPREPRKPKVHWDHVLGEMVWLSKEFESERKWKLSMAKKIAQRANMGVVDQATKDEKKQKEGEHRLRKVALNISKDVKKFWTKIEKLVLYKNQLEVEERKKKALDKQLDFLLGQTERYSTMLAENLVDVPHLQTQENGLLQENVLSQEEVAGPSQTNQPSQEEVAGPSQTNQPSQEDVAEPSQTSQPLQEDVAEPSHTNQPLQEDVAEPSHTNQPAQEEVAAENINAPTPDDLDTMETDDDYDSSSLNEEQEDDERTIDEDEAQITEAERNEELAALQAEADIPIDDLLKSYLKSQVSRESSPVNKDTCSNSDLKNSTKDSSNQVNGCNHDSGYTSSDEGNFSEEVDDSHHYAEFVKRNHGKSNGGVSGEQEDNDYVCTDEGKDDEATLSEEEELAKKDGPDPSDEIKLLQKESEIPLEELLARYPKDGYADDLTAELEDSPTHSNEEVNSDMSLDDLPADLELNNDTSENNEIAEVLGAEHVSGNALQLEIVSEPSVQECSVKEGELTDAKVMADEEASVQECSVKEVEMTDAKVMADQETIVQECPVKEDVLTDAKVMADEETSVQERSVKEDEQTDAKAMADEDTGDSVMADAAAAARAAQPTGNTFSTTSVRTKFPFLLKHSLREYQHIGLDWLVAMYEKRLNGILADEMGLGKTIMTISLLAHLACEKGIWGPHLIVVPTSVMLNWETEFLKWCPAFKILTYFGSAKERKQKRQGWMKPNFFHVCITTYRLVIQDSKAFKRKKWKYLILDEAHLIKNWKSQRWQTLLNFNSKRRILLTGTPLQNDLMELWSLMHFLMPHVFQSHQEFKDWFCNPISGMVEGQDKVNKEVIDRLHNVLRPFILRRLKRDVEKQLPQKHEHVIYCRLSRRQRNLYEDFIASSDTQATLSSGNYFGMISIIMQLRKVCNHPDLFEGRPIISSFDMAGIDMQISSSVCMVLDKGPFSQAGLSDMNLVFTQNEFNMTSWEADEVAAVFLPGITSRGSGAEISCSSKAGQRRNGTNIFEEIQKALQEERIKEAKERAASIAWWNRLRCEKRPVYGRNIRELLTIRHPMCDVLEKKNNPSCYMDFSSSLADLVLSSVERFNKMLGFIESFTFAIPAARAATPICWCKKRNSPVLLGPAYREQCMNEFSPILSPIRPAIVRRQVYFPDRRLIQFDCGKLQELAILLRRLKSEGHRALIFTQMTKMLDTLEEFINLYGYTYLRLDGSTQPEERQTLMQRFNTNPKFFLFILSTRSGGVGVNLVGADTVIFYDSDWNPAMDQQAQDRCHRIGQTREVNIYRLISESTIEENILKKANQKRTLDDLVIQRGCYNTEFFKKLDPMEFFSGHTPLNVEEQPRDRSMTAVSSNETGLALSNADVEAAIRQAEDEADYMALKRLEQEEAADNQEFSEEVAGRLEDDELVNEEDTKPDDHTSEEHKHQSSDADKDKNVGLPVNQINEEKALTLAAGDGDMDMLADVKQMAAAAAAAGQASSSFENHLRPIDRYAMRFLELWDPIIDKAAVNYQVNVAEEEWELERIEKLKEDLEAEIDEDQEPLSYESWDVDFATTAYRQQVEALAKKQLLEEQERQALEAAKELEEMNDMASHRKKSKKKKRKAGKFKSLKKGRVSSDSEAMHDETSVDTMSIDDNAPSPELMSDESPHHGSHKRKKMTPRNEEVSSSSRALKKFKKAPKSNCTPESSSHKHSLEGKQLKLMDEVNDSDPKSVRIKSDGRISMASMPAKRVMVIKPERLKKKGLMWPRDCALDSWTTEEDAVLCGTVHEYGPVWELASDLLHSIPGGACYRGRYRHPVHCCERFRELFCKYVLSATDNANSEKAPSGAGKAVLKVSEDQTRMLLNVISEIPNNELLLQKHFMAILSSVWRSKCAHESRRVTSVCSSATHNPVRLSENWSMTNDKPSFNLVRTALADAQAQCPRVAIPTSNQEPRRRHLDLVLDFRTDRHDYQADFPSVVNVSILEPDPIRRTVVLVEQSLLSGLPHRHAENRFRIASEACFEGEGSHWASSVHMNDTARHKSGSKSTGKHKAASESGRPPKSKIQRMAEPQDMPALKFDFLRSPRQLLTSAAEFPITQSLSDFGIDDSELTYMEDLTLEETDTEFAPYQYDQVSLAGIEELDPLVDLTDIG